A part of Aegilops tauschii subsp. strangulata cultivar AL8/78 chromosome 2, Aet v6.0, whole genome shotgun sequence genomic DNA contains:
- the LOC109759954 gene encoding caffeoylshikimate esterase → MDVEYHEEYVRNSSGVQLFTCGWLPASTSPRALVFLCHGYGMECSGFMRACGVRLAAAGYGVFGMDYEGHGKSMGTRCYIRSFHRLVDDCDRFYKSICDLEEYRSKSRFLYGESMGGAVALLLHRKDPTFWDGAVLVAPMCKISEKVKPHPLVITALTQVEDIIPRWKIVPTKDVIDAAFKDPDKREKIRKNKLIYQDKPRLKTALEMLRTSMYVEDSLSKVKLPFLVLHGEADTVTDPEVSRALYEHAASTDKAIKLYPGMWHGLTAGEPDENVEAVFSDIIAWLNARRRVWTPEERLTKMLAAPKKPDIDEKDHGSTRPRRRRRGFLCGLTGRTHHHSEM, encoded by the exons ATGGACGTCGAGTACCACGAG GAGTACGTGAGGAACTCGAGCGGGGTGCAGCTCTTCACCTGCGGATGGCTGCCGGCCTCCACATCGCCGAGGGCGCTCGTCTTCCTCTGCCACG GTTACGGCATGGAATGCAGCGGCTTCATGAGAG CGTGCGGCGtgcggctggcggcggcggggtaCGGCGTGTTCGGGATGGACTACGAGGGGCACGGCAAGTCCATGGGCACCCGCTGCTACATCCGCAGCTTCCACCGCCTCGTCGACGACTGCGACCGATTCTACAAGTCCATCTGCG ACCTGGAAGAGTACCGGAGCAAGAGCAGGTTCCTGTACGGCGAGTCCATGGGCGGCGCCGTGGCGCTGCTGCTGCACAGGAAGGACCCCACCTTCTGGGACGGCGCCGTCCTCGTCGCGCCCATGTGCAAG ATATCGGAGAAGGTGAAGCCGCACCCGCTGGTTATCACCGCCCTCACGCAGGTGGAGGACATCATACCCAGGTGGAAGATCGTCCCGACCAAAGACGTCATCGATGCCGCCTTCAAGGACCCCGACAAGCGCGAAAAG ATCAGGAAGAACAAGCTGATCTACCAAGACAAGCCGCGGCTCAAGACGGCGCTGGAGATGCTCAGGACCAGCATGTACGTGGAGGACAGCCTATCCAAGGTGAAGCTGCCCTTCTTGGTCCTGCACGGCGAGGCCGACACCGTGACGGACCCGGAGGTGAGCCGCGCGCTGTACGAGCACGCCGCCAGCACGGACAAGGCCATCAAGCTCTACCCGGGGATGTGGCACGGCCTCACCGCCGGCGAGCCGGACGAGAACGTTGAGGCCGTCTTCTCCGACATCATCGCGTGGCTCAATGCGCGCAGACGCGTCTGGACGCCGGAGGAGCGCCTGACGAAGATGTTGGCGGCGCCCAAGAAGCCCGACATCGACGAGAAAGACCATGGCTCCAcgcggcctcggcggcggcgccggggcTTCCTCTGCGGGCTCACCGGCCGGACGCACCACCACTCAGAAATGTAG